CCCTCAACGACAAACGGAATCGACATCATGCCCGCTATCGAAATAAAGAAAAACGTGTTCTGGGTCGGAGTGTTGGACTGGAACCTCAGAAACTTTCACGGCTATTCCAGGTCCGATAGGGGTACGACCTACAACGCCTACTTGATCTTGGACGACAAGATAACCCTGGTAGACACGGTCCCCTTTGAATTTCGCATGGACCTCTACCATCAGATCCGGGGTCTCGTGCCCCTGGAAAAAATCGACTACATCATTTCAAACCACATGGAGCCCGACCATGCCGGGGCCCTGGACTGGATCGTCGAACGGATCAATCCAGAAAAGATATTTTGCTCGACCATGGGCAAAAAAATCCTCGACGACCAATTTCACGGCCGCCAATGGCCCCTGGAAGTGGTCAAGACAGGGGACACCCTGTCCCTGGGCAAGAAGACCGTCCGGTTCATGGAAACCAGGATGCTTCACTGGCCCGACAGCATGTTTTCCCTCCTGGTCGAGGATAGGCTTCTCTTTTCCAACGATGCCTTTGGACAGAACATCGCTTCGTCCAAAATCTTCGACGACGAGCACGACCTTGAGGACCTGCTCCGGGCCTCATCCCACTACTACGCAAACATCATCCTGCCCTTCTCCAACCTTGTTCTGAAGACCCTGCAGGCCGTGGCTGACGCAAAGCTTGACATCGACATGATCGCCCCGGACCACGGGGTTGTCTGGCGCTCCCACGTCGCTGACATCCTCAAGGCCTACGGCCGGTTCGCCCGCCAGGAGACCGCGCCCAAGGCCGTCATCGCCTACGACACCATGTGGAAGAGTACCGAAAAAATGGCCAAGGCCGTGGCCGAAGGCCTTCTGGAAAAGGGTGTCGAGGCCCGTCTCATGCACCTCAAGTCGTACCACCACAGCGACATCATGGGAGAGCTGGCCGACGCAAAGGCCCTTGTCATCGGGTCCCCGACCCACAACAACGGCATGCTCCCCCTGGTGGCCGATCTTTTGACCTATGTCGAGGGATTGCGGCCTCAGAACAGGATCGGAGCGGCCTTCGGCTCCTATGGATGGAGCGGCGAGGCCGTGAAGAAGATTTCGGATTGGCTGTCCTCGGCCGGATTCGAGGTCGTTGAGGGAGTCAGAGCCAAATATGTCCCCACCCACGATGCCCTGGCCCAGAGCAAGGCCCTGGGGCACTCACTGGCTGAAAAAATCAAGGAAACATCCAACCAATAAAACGAGTGGGGTCCGGCCCCCATGGTCCGGACCCCGAAAAATCGGAGGGAAATCTTGGCTCGAACCACCGGCACGGAAACCGGGTCTCCTGTCAGCGGCCGAAAAGTCAAACTCCAGGTCTTCGAGATCCTCGAGGACGCCTCATGGGAAACCCGTCTGCCCGAGCTTCTCGAACTTCCTTCAGCCAAGGTCGTGGGACCTTTGTTTTCCTCGCTTTACAACGCCGACCCATTGGTCAAATGGCACGGGGTCACAGCCTTTGGCCTGATCGTCCCGGCCATGGCCGATCAAAGGATGGAGAGCGGCCGTATCGTCCTGCGTCGATGCATGTGGTCCCTGAGCGACGAATCCGGAGGTATCGGCTGGGGCATCCCCGAAACCATGGGGGAAATCCTGACCAACCACAAAACCCTGGCCGAAGAATTCCACTCCATTCTTCTCTCCTACATCAAGGAAAGCGAAGACTCTCCGGACAATTATCTCGAGTACGCACCCCTCAGACGAGGCGCAGTCTGGGCAGCTGGCCGTCTGGCCGAGACCAAACCTGATTTGGCTGTCAAGGCCGCTGCCGATCTGCGATCATGCCTGAGCGACCCCGATGCCTCAATCAGGGGTACAGCCTGCTGGGCCTTGGGATTTCTCCAGGGCCACTTCTCCCCGAACGATCTGGAACCGCTTCTATTCGACGATGCCAACCTCGACCTCTACAAAAAGCGAAAACTCGCCTCGGTCACCGTTGCCGGTCTTGCCCGTGAAGCCCTGGAAGGAACCTCCGGCGGAACCCGGATCTAGCCTCCAAGCTCGGGATTCTCCAAAACGTCCACCCCATCCGGAGGGGTGAACGTGAAGACTTCCGAGTCCAAAGGGGCGTTGACCTGCATGTCTCGGAGTTCTAGCTCGTTTCCGTTGCCGAAGAAGTCGACCAGCAGGATCCGGCGCAGCAGAGCCGATTCTGGCTCGACCCAAAGATAGGCAAGGACCAGGCTTGGTTCAGGTTCCTTGGGCACGAGCCTCAATTTGGCCAAACCGTCGTCAACTCCCTGATCGGTCACGTTGAAGTCCTCCTCCAGCATGGCCTGACCGGATATGAAGCGGAGCATGGTCTTGGACGAGAAGACCTGCCCGGCCGGGTAGGTGTAGGCCACTTCCTCATCCGGAAAATAGTCCCAGACGATCTCGGGACCGACGACCAGAATTTCCCGCTCCGGGGCTGTGGTCTCCCATCGGACCAGCCCGGGTTTCTTGAATTGAATAACCCCGCTCCGGTCCCTGACTTCCTGGGTCGCCGCGTTGGTCAGCTTCTGTGCGAAATCGGTTTGAAAGGATTCAATGGACTCGTAGGCTTTCTGGACCCGTCCGGCCAGGCCATCGGCCAAGGCTGGCTGCCAGATGGCCGCCAGTACCAGAACAACAAACACAATAGTCAATCTGCGACGTAACATACTTTCTCCTTGCGATTACTCAGCGAATCGCATCCCTGGCCCGAATCTCGGCCCGCTTGATTTTTCCACTGATGGTCTTGGGCAGTTCCTGAACGTATTCAATCATCCGCGGATACTTGTAGGGGGCCGTGACCTTCTTGACATGAGCCTGGAGTTCCAAGGTCAGCCGCTCGGAAGGCTCAAACCCCGGGGCCAAAACCACCGTGGCCTTGACCGCCTGGCCCCGAACCGGATCCGGCACTCCGGTCACCGCCGCCTCGACCACAGCCTCGTGCAGGATGAGGGCGCTCTCTACCTCGAAGGGACCGATCCTGTACCCGGAACTCTTGATCAGGTCATCCACCCGGCCCAGGAACCACAAGTATCCGTCCTCATCCATCCAGGCCTTGTCGCCGGTTCTGTAATACCCGTCTCTCATGGCCGCCGCTGTCTTCTCCTCATCCTTGAGATAGCCGTCCATCAGGCCGACAGGCTTCCCCGTGGAGATATCGACGCAAATTTCGCCTTCCACGCCGGGAGGACAGATACGGCCCTCATCGT
The sequence above is a segment of the Deltaproteobacteria bacterium genome. Coding sequences within it:
- the lolA gene encoding outer membrane lipoprotein carrier protein LolA, producing MLRRRLTIVFVVLVLAAIWQPALADGLAGRVQKAYESIESFQTDFAQKLTNAATQEVRDRSGVIQFKKPGLVRWETTAPEREILVVGPEIVWDYFPDEEVAYTYPAGQVFSSKTMLRFISGQAMLEEDFNVTDQGVDDGLAKLRLVPKEPEPSLVLAYLWVEPESALLRRILLVDFFGNGNELELRDMQVNAPLDSEVFTFTPPDGVDVLENPELGG
- a CDS encoding HEAT repeat domain-containing protein, with product MVRTPKNRREILARTTGTETGSPVSGRKVKLQVFEILEDASWETRLPELLELPSAKVVGPLFSSLYNADPLVKWHGVTAFGLIVPAMADQRMESGRIVLRRCMWSLSDESGGIGWGIPETMGEILTNHKTLAEEFHSILLSYIKESEDSPDNYLEYAPLRRGAVWAAGRLAETKPDLAVKAAADLRSCLSDPDASIRGTACWALGFLQGHFSPNDLEPLLFDDANLDLYKKRKLASVTVAGLAREALEGTSGGTRI
- a CDS encoding FprA family A-type flavoprotein, which produces MPAIEIKKNVFWVGVLDWNLRNFHGYSRSDRGTTYNAYLILDDKITLVDTVPFEFRMDLYHQIRGLVPLEKIDYIISNHMEPDHAGALDWIVERINPEKIFCSTMGKKILDDQFHGRQWPLEVVKTGDTLSLGKKTVRFMETRMLHWPDSMFSLLVEDRLLFSNDAFGQNIASSKIFDDEHDLEDLLRASSHYYANIILPFSNLVLKTLQAVADAKLDIDMIAPDHGVVWRSHVADILKAYGRFARQETAPKAVIAYDTMWKSTEKMAKAVAEGLLEKGVEARLMHLKSYHHSDIMGELADAKALVIGSPTHNNGMLPLVADLLTYVEGLRPQNRIGAAFGSYGWSGEAVKKISDWLSSAGFEVVEGVRAKYVPTHDALAQSKALGHSLAEKIKETSNQ